GCCGAGCGCCGCCGTGCCGACATGATCAGGATGGCCGATGATTTCGAGGGCGCGATCGGCGAGATCGTCGAGACGGTGTCATCTGCCGCCAATGAGCTCGAGGCCTCGGCCACGTCCCTGACCACCACCGCCAGCCGCTCGACCGAGCTTGCTACGCTGGTGGAGGCTGCCTCGGAAGAGGCCGCGACCAACGTGCAGTCGGTTGCTTCCGCCGCGGAGGAGCTCACGGCCTCCGTCAGCGAGATCAGCCGGCAGGTGCAGGCCTCCGCCCGCATGGCCGGCGAGGCCGTCAGCCAGGCCGGGCAGACCAACGATCGTGTCGGCGAATTGTCGAAGGCGGCCGCCCGCATCGGCGACGTGATCGAGCTCATCAACGCCATCGCGGGCCAAACCAACCTGCTGGCGCTGAATGCCACCATCGAGGCCGCCCGCGCGGGCGAAGCCGGGCGCGGCTTTGCCGTGGTGGCCTCGGAAGTGAAGGCGCTCGCCGCGCAGACCGCGAAGGCGACGGGCGATATCGGTCAGCAGATCTCGAGCATCCAGATCGCAACGGAGGATTCGGTCGGCGCCATCAAGTCCATCGGCGGCACGATCGAACGGCTGTCGGAGATTTCATCCACCATCGCCGCCGCGGTGGAGGAGCAGGGCGCCGCGACCAGCGAGATCTCGCGCAACGTCCAGAACGCCGCCGCCGGCACCACGCAAGTCAGCGCCAACATCAGTAGCGTGCGCCAGGGCGCGACCGAGACCGGCTCGGCCTCCTCGCAGGTTCTCTCCGCGGCGCAGTCTCTGTCGAACGACAGCAGCCGCCTGAAGATCGAGGTCAGCAGGTTCCTGGATACGGTGCGCGCGGCGTAAGCAACATCCCAACCGGTCGTCATTCCCAGGCGTCGCGGAGCGACGAGCCCGGAATGACGGCTCGGGCGTTTGATCTATTGCATCCGCCCTACGCCCCCGCCAGCGCCGGCGCGAACACCACTTCGATCAGCGTGCCGTGGCCGGCGCTCTTGATGTTGAAGCGGGCGCGGTTGGCTTCGACCAGGGCCTTGGTCAGCGACAGGTTGAGCGCCGCGCTGTCCGCGGCATCGCCCGGCGGCGGGGTGTGGAACGGCTCCATCGCGGCGGCGACCTCGCGCTCGGTGAGGCCATGGCCGGTGTCGCGGATGCGCAGCGCGATCTCGCCGCGGTCGGACAGCGCGGTCGAGACGATGACCTGGCCGCCGGCGCTGGCCAGCCGGATCGAGTTCGAGATCAAATTCATGGCGATCTGCCGCATCGCGCGCGCGTCCACGCTGACCTGCGGCAGCGCATGCGCGAGCGAGGTGCGGATGATGATGCGCTCGCGATTGGCCTGCGGCTGCATGATGGTGACACAGGCTTCGACGAGATCGTTGAGGTTCAGATTCGCAAAATTCAGGTCGAGCTTGCCGGTCTCGATCCGCGACAGCTCCAGCAGATCGTCGATGATGGCGATGACGCGCTCGCCGGAGGCGCGAATGTCCTTCATGTATTCGCCGTAGCGCTCGTTGCCGAGCGTGCCGAAGCGTTCGGAGATCATTACCTCGGCAAAGCCGATGATGGCGTTGAGCGGCGTGCGGATCTCGTGGCTGATCCGCGCCAGCATGTCGGCTTTCGCGTTGGCCGCGCTGTGGACGAGGCGGCGGGCCTGCGTCAGCTCGCTCTCGCCCTTCTTGCTCTGCGAGAGATCGCGGAACACGGCGAAGAAGTTCGGCCCGTCGGGCCGCGTGCGGCCCATGATCATCGCGAGCGGAATGGCGCCGCCCTTCTTCTCGCGCCCCAGCACTTCGCGGCCGTGGTCGAGCAGGCTCGCGATGTCCTGGCTCTTCAGGCTTTCGAAATAGTCGGCGACGATCTGCTGGCTCTCGGGCGCGAACAGCGTCACCAGATTCTGCTCGAGCAGCGCTTCGCCGTCATAGCCGAACAGCGCCTCGGCGCTGCGGTTGCAGGCGTGGATGTTGCCTTCGGCATCGAACATCACGATGCCTTCGGCCGTGGTGTCGAGGATCGCGGCGAGATCTTCGGCCTCGGTCTCGCCGGCGGCGGGCTCGAGCTCGGGCGCGAAAGGGAAGGACTCCGGGGCAATTGGCTCGGCGACGACCGCCGCGGTGACGACGGGCTCGGCAATGCCGGGCGCGGTGACGGCAGGTGCGGCCTGCGGCAGCGCGCAGATCAGCGCATGCGCGCTCTCGCCGTCCCAGTCGATCGTGTGCAGATGCGCTTCGGTGGTCGCGAGCGGCTGCTCGCCGTTCGCCATCGTCGCGCTGATCGTCACCGGCGTGCCGGCTTGCGAGGTGCTGCTCGCGGAGGACACGCCGGGCTCGACATAGAGCGCATCCAGCCCGCCGGCATCCTCCAGCGCATGGATGTCGGCATAACCCATCCGCGCGAGAAACGCCGTGTTGGCGTAGAGCAGGCGGTCGAGCCGGTAGATCAGGATGCCCGTCGGCAAGAGGTCGAGCAGCGTGCGGTCGCGCGCGCTGGCGCCGCGTGGCGGCGGCGCGGGCTCGGTCAGCCATTGGGCCGCAGCTTGCGGCGGCTCGGGCTCGGGTTCGGGCACCGGTGGTTCGGGGGTGATCTCCGCCGTCGTCTCGGCGCTATCTGCCGCGATCGTCTCGCGCTCGCGCTCGAGCCGTTCGGACAATTGCCGGGCGAGCTCGTTGAACGCGCTGTTCTCGACCGGCGTCAGCGTCGGCGCTCTCTGGTCACCTTGTGACCTCTGGTCACCCTGTGACCGGACATCGCCATGCGGGCGGAACGGCACGACATTGGGAGGTGTTTCCAGGGGAGTCTCCACGGGCGTTTCCACTGACATGTCCGGTTCGGTTGGAGGTGAACTCGCGTCGCTTGTGGGTTCGGGCAGTTCGGGCTCGGGACCCGGCTCAGGCTCGGATGCCGGCGGCTCGATCGGCGGAGGCGGCGGTTCGGCCAGCAATTCGAAACGCCTGAGCGAATCGAGCCGGTTGAGGGCATCGAGATCGCGGCAGACGCCAAAGCCCTTGAAGCCGGCAAAGTTGCGCGCGTGATCGTAGACCGGCAAGCCTGCGAGCTCGACCGGCAGATGCTCGCCGCCGTCGGTCGGCC
The nucleotide sequence above comes from Bradyrhizobium sp. NDS-1. Encoded proteins:
- a CDS encoding PAS domain S-box protein, which produces MTSSDFQLRGVGDPRLAVHATSQQPAWLWSTDGARVLWANPVGARLFGAANSAALADRMFGPADSHRRQVIRLARQLPANGSIRLERLRGFGARLGTLMTCACARLDFADGSHAVLVTAMDPSLRTMPLVERLLRLVDGAKVPMAAFAPDGLFVGASEAARSLLGFRDLGEAGLDRARSDALREGRAETPIGIGQMVLQRVGTGADVGLVALIEPAAAAQAAPAEHVAEGAPSEATPASITEPAAAMPNEPPPSHEAPEGIALFDAFAEPVEAPASNEAIAGEPQPAATVKAAAEETVRDAAGETALKTPVENPPAAIVSPQAAPITSVMVEPPSGQDSSGHEPPAPRQHPLRFLWQMDAEGRFVLLSDDFIRLIGARTAAGFGRPWREIAEQFSLDPDSRVAQALASHDTWAGITVNWPTDGGEHLPVELAGLPVYDHARNFAGFKGFGVCRDLDALNRLDSLRRFELLAEPPPPPIEPPASEPEPGPEPELPEPTSDASSPPTEPDMSVETPVETPLETPPNVVPFRPHGDVRSQGDQRSQGDQRAPTLTPVENSAFNELARQLSERLERERETIAADSAETTAEITPEPPVPEPEPEPPQAAAQWLTEPAPPPRGASARDRTLLDLLPTGILIYRLDRLLYANTAFLARMGYADIHALEDAGGLDALYVEPGVSSASSTSQAGTPVTISATMANGEQPLATTEAHLHTIDWDGESAHALICALPQAAPAVTAPGIAEPVVTAAVVAEPIAPESFPFAPELEPAAGETEAEDLAAILDTTAEGIVMFDAEGNIHACNRSAEALFGYDGEALLEQNLVTLFAPESQQIVADYFESLKSQDIASLLDHGREVLGREKKGGAIPLAMIMGRTRPDGPNFFAVFRDLSQSKKGESELTQARRLVHSAANAKADMLARISHEIRTPLNAIIGFAEVMISERFGTLGNERYGEYMKDIRASGERVIAIIDDLLELSRIETGKLDLNFANLNLNDLVEACVTIMQPQANRERIIIRTSLAHALPQVSVDARAMRQIAMNLISNSIRLASAGGQVIVSTALSDRGEIALRIRDTGHGLTEREVAAAMEPFHTPPPGDAADSAALNLSLTKALVEANRARFNIKSAGHGTLIEVVFAPALAGA